A genomic segment from bacterium encodes:
- a CDS encoding DUF559 domain-containing protein produces the protein MQFRRNDILVENLILSKVLNNNCYKCYIIEVDGLTHYCEKTVIKDKEKDLIKAGFKVLRFSNEDVLNRIDEVTQTIEMVIDRNPSPNPRPYPYPQVLVDTVKREKKEVLIIDN, from the coding sequence ATACAGTTCCGTCGGAACGATATATTGGTAGAAAATTTAATTCTAAGTAAAGTTTTGAATAATAACTGCTATAAGTGCTATATAATCGAAGTAGATGGATTGACTCATTATTGTGAAAAAACAGTGATAAAAGATAAGGAGAAGGATTTGATTAAAGCAGGGTTTAAGGTATTAAGGTTTTCTAATGAGGATGTATTAAATAGGATTGATGAAGTTACCCAGACTATTGAGATGGTTATAGACAGAAATCCATCCCCTAACCCCCGCCCTTATCCTTACCCACAAGTTTTAGTGGACACCGTGAAGCGTGAGAAGAAAGAGGTTTTAATAATTGATAATTGA